GGGTTTGGGTTCTTTGGAATAAGTATAATATGGTCTCTGTACAATGCATACATCCCGATCTTTCTTCAAGACACATTTAGGATGAGCAGGACTGTTACTGGTTTCGTCATGACCATCGATAACCTCTTTGCGGTGCTGCTGTTGCCTTTCCTCGGTGCTTTGAGCGATAAAACAAGAACAAGAATAGGCAGAAGAAAGCCCTACATCCTTCTTGGAGCTCCTTCAGCAGCGTTGCTCTTTGCACTTATTCCAGTAGCGAGAAGATATGAGAACCTTGCGCTCTTCATGGGTACGATAGTCTTCATGAACTTCTTCATGGCACTGTTTCGTTCTCCTGTAATAGCCTTCATGCCAGACATAACTCCAAGTGAAAAGAGAAGCCAAGCAAATGGAATCATAAACTTTATGGGAGGCATTGGAGCGCTTTTGGCTTACTTTGGGGGGAAGCTTCTCTATGACATAAACTATGCCTATCCATTCTTTGTTGGAGCGGCGATAATGCTCATCGCCAACCTCCTTGTAGTTTTCTTTGTACCAGAACCAAAAGAATACTGCCTTCCCGGGGAGAAAATAAACCTCAAGAAGCTCATAAAGGAGACCTCAAAGAAAAGCTTTGGTGAACTCAAAGAGAACCTCAAGGACGTATTTGCAAGTAAAGAAAAGAGCCTGCTCTTTATTTTACTCTCGATATTCCTCTGGTTCATTGCCTTTAATTCAGTGGAGACATTTTTCACAAGCTACGCCAAGTACCATCTTGGGATTGAAGAAAGCACTGGGGCGTTCATGATGGGGGTTGTTTCCCTAAGCTTCATGCTATTTGCAATTCCAGCTGGATTCATCGGAGGAAGGATAGGAAGAAAGAAAACAATAACCATGGGCTTAGTGCTTACAACAGCTGTAATGGTATTAGCTTATCTTTTGGGAGAGGCTTCAAAACCCCAGAGCAGTGCATTGACGGACCCCGTGGTGCTTAAATTCATGGTGCTCTTTTTCTTTGGCGGCATTGGCTGGGCGATGATAAACGTTAACTCCCTTCCAATGGTCGTCGACATGACTACGGAAGAGAAGCTTGGAGGTTACACCGGGCTCTATTATTTCTTCAGCCAAGCGGCAAACCTTGTAGCTCCGCCTTTAGCAGGTGCATTTTTAGATGTCATTGGTTACAGTACTCTGCTGCCCTTTGCGGCAATTTTCTTCATATTGGCCACCATAACGGTTCAATTCGTTAAAAGAGGAGACATAAAAGGAAAAGTTGGCGATGTTTATGAGCTGATACCGGATATGGACTGAGGTGATGAGAATGGAGAGGAAAAAGTTTAGCTGGGGTGTTGTAATAGGATTGGCACTGTTGGGCTTCAGCAGAAGCACAGGATGGGCATTAAACAAGGGGCTCTCCTTCCCCTTACTTTCCAGCTATACGGAATCGGCATTCGTTAAAGGTACAATTCTTGCCCTCGAAGGATTCATTGGGATTCTAATCCCACCTCTACTCGGCTATTACAGCGATACCCTTAAATCAAAACACGGGAGGAGAAGGCCATTCATAATGATGGGTGGCCTTCTCGCTGGCATTGCGGTGTTGGTAATCTACACAGGCTATGCCCTTGAGATTCCTTTGGCAGGGTTTGCGCTTACATTGGCAGTATTTTACTTTTCCATGCACATCTACACAGCTCAATTCAGAGCTTTGATGCCAGACACCACAGAGAGCGGGGAGCGGGGAAAAGCCAGTGGAGTCATAACCTTATTTGAATGGGCGGGCAATCTCTTTCTTTTTGGACTCGCTGGATTTTTAATAGCCAAAGCAGTGGCAGAAACGGGGGAGAGTGAGAGCATAAAAGCTTTAGCTCAAACTCCTTACCTTAAGATACCTTTTATTGTGACATCGCTCTTCCTCATAGGGGCTGCTTTGTTCGTTTACTTCATAGTTAGAGAGCCAAAGGCACTTGAAATCATGGAAGATGAAAGCCTGATGAACTACCTCAAGAGCATCGTTACGAACAGGGACTTCCTCAAATTCTATGCTGCCCAGACCCTTTGGTGGATGAGCTTTGAGTTTGTGGCTATATTCCTCTATGGGATACTTGCTTTTATCCTCCATGGAAGTGCAAGTGAAGAAAACGTAAAAGCCGTTACCTCACTCGGCCTTTATTTAATGGCACTGTTCAATGTGACCGTCTTGCTTGGAGCCCTGCCTGGAGGTTTAATTTACGACAAAATCGGAAGGAGATTGAGCATCATAGTGGGCGGAATTGTGTTTGCTATGCCCCAGCTGTGGGGATGGTTCATAAAAACCCAGACCCAAATAGTGGTGGCACTTGGGCTTGCTGGACTTGGCTGGGGAATACTGATGGCGGCGTCATATCCAGTTATCGGAGATTTGTTAACCCGGTACGAGAAAGAAGCATTTACTGGAAGATACTATGGATTCTTTGAGGCAACACGTTCCTTGCCTGTATTGCTGGCTGGAACAATAGGTGGAGCCATAGTTGATTTAGCAGGAGGAAACTATAGAGTTTTATTCCCCATAGGAGCTATCATGGTGCTGGTGGCAATGCCAATGATATGGAGCATGAAAAAACTTGAGGTGGATAAGAAATGATTCCAGAGATAATCCTCCTTGCCTTGGCTTTGTTCTTTGCTTTTATCTTTGTCGTGGCTTATAAGATGGTCACTCCCCCCAGAGAAATCAAGGATTGGACGCCCAGAGATGCAGGGATTGAGTATGAAGAGATAACCGTACCTACTTCCGATGGGCTCAAGCTCAAGGGATGGTGGATAGATAGAGGAAGCGAAAAAACGATAATCCCCCTTCACGGATACACCTCAAGCAGATGGGGCTTCTACATAATTCCAATGATAGAAACCCTCGCAAAAAGCGGCTATAACGTTCTGGCCTTCGACTTTAGGGCCCACGGGGAAAGTGAAGGCAAATACACTACCGTAGGAGACAGAGAGCTTGTGGACCTTATCTCTGCTATCGATTG
The Thermococcus sp. 2319x1 DNA segment above includes these coding regions:
- a CDS encoding SLC45 family MFS transporter, producing the protein MPEFNYRRIFLLGFGFFGISIIWSLYNAYIPIFLQDTFRMSRTVTGFVMTIDNLFAVLLLPFLGALSDKTRTRIGRRKPYILLGAPSAALLFALIPVARRYENLALFMGTIVFMNFFMALFRSPVIAFMPDITPSEKRSQANGIINFMGGIGALLAYFGGKLLYDINYAYPFFVGAAIMLIANLLVVFFVPEPKEYCLPGEKINLKKLIKETSKKSFGELKENLKDVFASKEKSLLFILLSIFLWFIAFNSVETFFTSYAKYHLGIEESTGAFMMGVVSLSFMLFAIPAGFIGGRIGRKKTITMGLVLTTAVMVLAYLLGEASKPQSSALTDPVVLKFMVLFFFGGIGWAMINVNSLPMVVDMTTEEKLGGYTGLYYFFSQAANLVAPPLAGAFLDVIGYSTLLPFAAIFFILATITVQFVKRGDIKGKVGDVYELIPDMD
- a CDS encoding MFS transporter — protein: MERKKFSWGVVIGLALLGFSRSTGWALNKGLSFPLLSSYTESAFVKGTILALEGFIGILIPPLLGYYSDTLKSKHGRRRPFIMMGGLLAGIAVLVIYTGYALEIPLAGFALTLAVFYFSMHIYTAQFRALMPDTTESGERGKASGVITLFEWAGNLFLFGLAGFLIAKAVAETGESESIKALAQTPYLKIPFIVTSLFLIGAALFVYFIVREPKALEIMEDESLMNYLKSIVTNRDFLKFYAAQTLWWMSFEFVAIFLYGILAFILHGSASEENVKAVTSLGLYLMALFNVTVLLGALPGGLIYDKIGRRLSIIVGGIVFAMPQLWGWFIKTQTQIVVALGLAGLGWGILMAASYPVIGDLLTRYEKEAFTGRYYGFFEATRSLPVLLAGTIGGAIVDLAGGNYRVLFPIGAIMVLVAMPMIWSMKKLEVDKK